A region from the Rhodopseudomonas julia genome encodes:
- the ybaK gene encoding Cys-tRNA(Pro) deacylase, with amino-acid sequence MSKTTQATLALKRAGVAFSVHLYEYHPDAARIGLQAAEAIGAAPERVLKTLMVEVDGKPVCTVIPSDRELSMKKVAAAFGGKHAEMMKPEAAERLTGFHVGGISPFGQKRKVPAAIEEAALAHEEVIINGGQRGVMVELAPADALKALGAKAVSLIA; translated from the coding sequence ATGTCCAAGACCACCCAGGCGACGCTGGCCCTGAAGCGGGCGGGCGTCGCCTTCTCCGTGCATCTTTACGAATATCATCCCGATGCGGCCCGCATCGGCCTGCAGGCGGCCGAGGCGATCGGTGCGGCTCCCGAGCGCGTCCTGAAGACGCTGATGGTGGAGGTCGATGGCAAGCCCGTCTGCACCGTCATTCCCTCCGACCGCGAGCTCAGCATGAAGAAGGTCGCGGCGGCCTTCGGCGGCAAGCATGCGGAGATGATGAAGCCGGAGGCGGCGGAGCGGCTGACCGGCTTTCATGTCGGCGGCATCAGCCCCTTCGGTCAGAAGCGCAAGGTGCCGGCCGCGATCGAAGAGGCGGCGCTGGCGCATGAAGAGGTCATCATCAATGGCGGCCAGCGCGGCGTCATGGTGGAGCTTGCCCCCGCCGATGCGCTCAAAGCCCTTGGCGCCAAGGCGGTGTCGCTGATTGCCTGA
- a CDS encoding radical SAM protein: MKEADLDTRTLQLVTTERCNLKCRYCFEQVKRNRDMPVATALAKVEKYLTLDDGFDGLLIDFFGGEPLLRFELIREVVDFVHSRPWPKRHHFNVGTNLTLLDEDKKAWLAHHRGCLTVSTSLDGTKRAHDFNRWESYDDVVRHVPFLRENWPDQPVKMTIGADMIEEVAAGIIEILEMGLFVEANVVFENVWGEGAERQAKLATFSHQLDELVAYFTRHPELSPPRFVDLGIAALPGLAPGENRKWCGTGRYMVAVDVDGVEYPCHRFTPYASNHAAERHAREGFGAPVTDCSACPVVAVCPTCHAYNWEVTGDEDKRVGYHCDFIRLQFHATARLQYNRNRAAIRQLAKGEIDETVDPAELAALGRLIKGIALVQEKLPLPTI, encoded by the coding sequence ATGAAAGAAGCCGATCTCGACACGCGCACGCTCCAGCTCGTCACCACGGAGCGCTGCAATCTCAAATGCCGCTATTGCTTCGAGCAGGTGAAGCGCAACCGCGACATGCCGGTCGCGACGGCGCTGGCCAAGGTCGAAAAATATCTCACCCTCGATGATGGCTTCGACGGGCTCCTCATTGATTTCTTCGGCGGCGAGCCGCTTTTGCGCTTCGAGCTCATTCGCGAGGTCGTCGATTTCGTCCATTCCCGGCCCTGGCCGAAACGACATCACTTCAATGTCGGCACCAACCTGACCCTGCTCGACGAGGACAAGAAGGCGTGGCTTGCGCATCATCGCGGCTGCCTCACCGTCAGCACCAGTCTCGACGGCACCAAGCGCGCGCATGATTTCAACCGCTGGGAATCCTACGACGACGTGGTGCGCCACGTCCCCTTCTTGCGCGAGAACTGGCCGGACCAGCCGGTGAAGATGACGATCGGTGCCGACATGATCGAGGAGGTGGCGGCCGGCATCATCGAGATTCTCGAAATGGGGCTTTTCGTGGAGGCCAATGTCGTCTTCGAAAATGTGTGGGGCGAAGGCGCGGAGCGACAAGCGAAGCTTGCGACCTTCTCCCACCAGCTCGACGAGCTCGTCGCCTATTTCACCCGCCATCCGGAGCTGTCGCCGCCGCGCTTCGTCGATCTCGGCATTGCCGCTCTTCCGGGTCTCGCCCCCGGTGAAAACCGCAAATGGTGCGGCACTGGGCGCTACATGGTCGCTGTCGATGTCGATGGCGTCGAATATCCCTGCCATCGCTTCACGCCTTACGCCTCCAACCACGCGGCCGAGCGGCACGCGCGCGAAGGCTTCGGCGCGCCCGTCACCGATTGCAGCGCCTGCCCCGTGGTCGCCGTCTGTCCGACCTGCCATGCCTACAATTGGGAGGTGACCGGCGACGAGGACAAGCGCGTCGGCTATCACTGCGACTTCATCCGTCTCCAGTTTCACGCCACCGCGCGCCTGCAATATAACCGCAACCGGGCCGCCATCCGGCAACTCGCAAAAGGCGAGATCGACGAGACGGTCGATCCTGCCGAACTCGCTGCCCTCGGCCGGCTCATCAAGGGGATCGCCCTCGTCCAGGAAAAGCTGCCGCTGCCGACGATCTGA
- a CDS encoding DUF763 domain-containing protein: protein MVRRAGSADLPLHNGRVPAWLGQRMTALGTVMTEAIVHHYGRDEFLRRLSHPFWFQSFGAVMGMDWHSSGITTSVIGALKRGLAPLSGELGLHVCGGRGRHSRKTPDELVSIGGRVGFDGTALARASRLVAKVDSAALQDGFDLYLHGFIVTDDGKWVVIQQGMNGETRLARRYHWLSEDLTSFVDAPHAAIEGRNQGRIVNLADHRAAASRERQIDLLRDVGVTGIVREFAALDGRPEPAPEEEAPLLPHLTMPAHHDVRPKDVVSRRLHGALAAAAECGPQDFSELLLTPGVGARTVRSLAMVAEVMHGAPCRFTDPARFSLAHGGKDRHPFPVPTKVYDETIRVMRRAVDRAKLGQDDKLDAIKRLDREARRLETVADGPTLAEYTGEEMRHAVAYGGRSIFGWESEVQAATQQHEKLKTPKTPKRQAASTDKPVRGCKPRPPADDPFAGDLFSADLFTAVPGRGGSKRSA from the coding sequence ATGGTCCGACGCGCCGGCAGTGCCGATCTGCCGCTTCACAATGGCCGTGTCCCGGCCTGGCTCGGGCAAAGGATGACGGCGCTCGGCACGGTGATGACGGAGGCGATCGTCCACCATTACGGCCGCGACGAATTCCTGCGCCGCCTTTCCCATCCCTTCTGGTTTCAGTCCTTCGGCGCCGTCATGGGCATGGACTGGCATTCTTCCGGCATCACCACCTCCGTGATCGGTGCCTTGAAGCGCGGTCTCGCGCCGCTCTCGGGCGAGCTCGGGCTGCATGTCTGCGGCGGGCGCGGCCGGCATTCGCGCAAGACCCCCGACGAACTCGTTTCGATCGGCGGACGTGTCGGTTTCGACGGGACGGCGCTTGCCCGCGCGAGCCGCCTCGTCGCCAAGGTCGACAGCGCCGCGCTGCAGGACGGATTCGACCTCTATCTGCACGGTTTCATCGTCACCGATGATGGCAAATGGGTGGTGATCCAGCAGGGGATGAACGGCGAGACGCGGCTTGCCCGCCGCTATCACTGGCTGTCGGAAGATCTGACAAGTTTCGTCGATGCGCCGCATGCGGCGATCGAAGGCCGCAATCAGGGCAGAATCGTCAATCTCGCCGACCATCGCGCGGCCGCCTCGCGCGAGCGCCAGATCGATCTTCTGCGCGATGTCGGCGTCACCGGCATCGTTCGCGAATTTGCCGCCCTCGACGGCAGGCCCGAGCCCGCGCCGGAGGAAGAGGCGCCGCTTCTGCCACATCTGACGATGCCCGCGCACCACGATGTGCGCCCCAAGGACGTGGTGAGCCGGCGCCTGCATGGGGCGCTCGCCGCCGCCGCCGAATGCGGGCCGCAGGATTTTTCCGAGCTGCTCCTGACGCCGGGCGTCGGTGCCCGCACGGTCCGCTCGCTCGCCATGGTCGCGGAAGTGATGCATGGCGCGCCCTGCCGCTTCACCGACCCGGCCCGCTTCTCGCTCGCCCATGGCGGCAAGGACCGGCATCCCTTTCCGGTGCCCACAAAAGTCTATGACGAGACGATCCGCGTCATGCGGCGGGCCGTCGATCGGGCAAAGCTCGGCCAGGACGACAAGCTCGATGCGATCAAGCGCCTCGACCGCGAGGCAAGGCGGCTCGAAACCGTGGCGGACGGCCCGACGCTTGCCGAATATACCGGCGAAGAGATGCGCCATGCGGTCGCCTATGGCGGGCGCAGCATCTTCGGCTGGGAAAGCGAGGTGCAGGCGGCGACGCAGCAGCACGAGAAGCTCAAGACGCCAAAGACGCCAAAGAGGCAAGCCGCGTCCACGGACAAGCCCGTGCGCGGCTGCAAACCGAGGCCTCCGGCAGACGATCCCTTTGCCGGCGATCTTTTCTCCGCCGATCTTTTTACAGCCGTTCCGGGCCGGGGCGGCTCAAAGCGCTCCGCCTGA
- a CDS encoding ArsC family reductase: protein MLTTIYGIKNCTTMKKARAWLDERQVDYAFHDYKTAGIDEVRLQGWADRAGWEKLLNRAGTTFRKLPEEKKADLDREKAIALMLDQPSMIKRPVLEAPDALLVGFKPEEYEKAFG from the coding sequence ATTTTGACCACGATCTACGGCATCAAGAACTGCACGACGATGAAGAAGGCGCGTGCCTGGCTCGACGAACGTCAGGTCGATTACGCCTTCCACGATTACAAGACGGCCGGCATCGACGAGGTGCGGCTTCAGGGCTGGGCGGATAGGGCCGGCTGGGAAAAGCTCCTGAACCGCGCCGGCACGACGTTTCGCAAGCTGCCGGAGGAGAAGAAGGCGGATCTCGACCGCGAGAAAGCGATCGCGCTGATGCTGGACCAGCCCTCGATGATCAAACGCCCGGTTCTGGAGGCGCCCGACGCGCTTCTCGTCGGCTTCAAGCCGGAGGAATACGAAAAAGCCTTCGGGTGA